GCTGCTTCAACCTGGGTTATTGCGGCATGGGCTGCCCGGTCAACGCCAAGCAATCGATGCTGGTGACCACCATCCCGTCCACGTTGGAAAAAGGCGGCGAGCTGCTGTACCTGGCTCGCGCCGAACGCTTGAAATACAGCGGCGATACCATCAGCAGCCTGGAATGCGTGGCGATGGACGAACGCTGCGTGGCGCCCACCGGGCGCAAGATCACGGTCAAGGCCCGGCATTACGTGCTGGCGGGCGGCGGTATCAACAGCCCGGCGCTGTTGCTGCGCTCGGACGCGCCCGACCCGCATTCGCGCGTGGGCAAGCGCACGTTCCTGCACTTGGTGAACTTCTCCGCCGGGCAGTTCGATGAGGTGATCAACCCGTTCTACGGCGCCCCGCAGTCGATCTACTCCGATCACTTCCAGTGGCAGGACGGCACCACCGGCAAAATGTCCTACAAGCTAGAGGCACCGCCCTTACACCCAGGATTGGCCAGCACCTTGTTCGGCGGTTACGGCACCGGGAACGCGCTGGACATGAGCCAACTGCCCCACACCCACGCCATGCTTGCGCTGCTGCGCGACGGCTTCCACCCCGACAGCCCCGGCGGCACCGTGGATTTGCGCGGGGACGGCACGCCGGTGCTGGATTATCAGGTTTCACCCTACGCGTGGGATGGCCTGCGCCGCGCCTTCCACAGCATGGCCGAGATTCAGTTCGCGGCGGGCGCCAAGTCGGTCAAACCGCTGCACCACGATGCGCGCTACGTGAACACCCTGGCCGAAGCGCGCAGCCTGATTGACGGCTTGAGCCTGGAATTGCACCGCACCACGCTGGGCAGCGCCCATGTGATGGGCGGTTGTGCCATGGGCGAAGACCCGAAAAACGCGGTGGCCGACAGCCTGGGTCGCCATCACCAATTGCGCAATCTGTCGATCCACGACGGCTCGTTATTCCCCACCAGTATTGGGGCTAACCCGCAATTGTCGGTGTATGGGTTAACCGCGCAACTGGCGACAGCCTTGGCCGAACGTCTGAAAACAGCGTGAAAAAACAGGTTATTCGCGGTGTCTATAGTGCTTTCTTATGCATAAGTTGACTTGGCCGACCGGGATGGCTGCGATACCATCCGGTTCCCCAACGGACTCCGCCAGGACGACGCGATGAACCGAGTGTTGTACCCAGGTACTTTCGACCCGATTACCAAAGGCCATGGCGATTTGGTCGAACGCGCCTCTCGCTTGTTCGACCATGTGATCATCGCGGTCGCTGCCAGCCCCAAGAAAAACCCGCTATTTCCCCTGGAACAGCGCGTGGAGCTGGCGCGTGAGGTCACCAAGCACCTGCCCAACGTTGAAGTGGTAGGTTTCTCGACCTTGCTGGCGCACTTTGCCAAAGAGCAGAACGCCAATGTGTTCCTGCGTGGCCTGCGTGCAGTGTCGGACTTCGAGTACGAATTCCAGCTGGCCAACATGAACCGCCAACTGGCGCCGGACGTGGAAAGCCTGTTCCTCACGCCGTCGGAGCGTTACTCGTTCATTTCCTCGACGTTGGTGCGTGAAATCGCCGCTTTGGGCGGGGATATCACCAAGTTCGTGCACCCGGCTGTCGCGGATGCGCTGACGCTGCGCTTCAAGAAGTAAGACCGCTCAATCGGCGCCCGCTCGCACTGCGGGCGCCAATGCGGCACAATTGCGCGCATTAGTTTTCAGATGCCCTGGCTGACGGCCCTGGCAGGAGTTTCCATGTCCCTGATCATCACCGACGATTGCATCAATTGCGACGTCTGCGAACCCGAGTGCCCGAACGCTGCGATTTCCCAGGGCGAAGAGATCTACGTGATCGACCCCAACCTGTGCACCCAGTGCGTCGGCCACTACGACGAGCCTCAGTGCCAGCAAGTGTGCCCGGTGGATTGCATTCCGCTGGATGAGGCACACCCCGAGACGCAAGAGCAGTTGATGGAGAAGTACCGGTTGATTACCGGTAAAGCCTGAGACTTTGTGGCGCCCATCAGGGCCTCATCGCAGGCAAGCCAGCTCCCACATTTGGATGTGTGAATACAGTCAAGTGTGGGAGCTGGCTTGCCTGCGATGGCTATATCAGCCATCACACACCACTCAGCTCTGGCACTTGGGGCAAAACACACTCGCCCGCTGCCCCAACACCACATTGCGCAACTCGCTGCCGCACACCTTGCACGCCTCGCCGCCCCGCCCGTAGACGAACAGCTCCTGCTGGAAATACCCCGGCTGCCCATCACCGCCGATAAAATCGCGCAAGGTGGTGCCGCCACGCTCGATGGCCGCCGCCAACACACGCTTGATCTCAATCGCCAGCTTCAGGTAACGCCCGCGTGAAATACCGCCAGCGGCCCGACGTGGATCAATCCCGGCGGCAAACAACGCTTCCGTCGCATAGATATTGCCCACGCCCACCACCACCGCGTTGTCCATGATGAACGGCTTCACCGCCATCGACTTGCCACGGGACAGTTGAAACAGCCGCTCACCGTCAAACAGGTCGGTCAACGGCTCCGGGCCCAGGCGAATCAGCAGCTCATGATTGTGCGGGTCCTGACTCCACAGCATCGCGCCGAAGCGCCGTGGGTCGGTGTAGCGCAGGGCCATGCCGGATTCCAGTTCGATGTCCACATGCTCATGCTTGGCCGCCGGCAGGCCGACTTCCACCAGACGCAAATTACCCGACATGCCCAAGTGGCTGATCAGCGTGCCGACTTCGGCATTGATCAACAGGTACTTGGCTCGCCGTTCCACCAACACGATGCGCTGCCCCGACAGGCGCACATCGAGGTCTTCCGGGATCGGCCAGCGCAGGCGCCGCTCACGCACGACCACACGGCTGACGCGCTGGCCTTCCAGGTGCGGCGCAATCCCGCGCCGGGTGGTTTCGACTTCTGGTAACTCGGGCATGTGTACCTCGTGAAGAAAGGGTCAGTGCGCGCCCAGTTCGCGGATCGACAACTTCATGCTTTCGAAGTCGTAGTCCGACAGGCCCACGTAATCCAGCACCAGATGGCCGATGGCATTCCACTCATGGTCCACGGTCTGGTTGCCCAGCACGCGATAGGACGAGCAGATATGCTCGGCCATCTTCAGGATCGCCAGCAGGTTTTTCAGCTGCGGATTGCGTGCCGATTCATCACTGAAAATCGCCAGGGCGTTGTGGTGGTTGGCGATGGCGTCGGTCACATGCTCCGGAAGGCGCCAGGATTTGGCCGTGTAATAACCCACCACGGCATGGTTGGTGTTGAACGCGTTGTTCTCGGTATCGACCACACGGCAGTCGGGGCCGGCATTCGCGTAGGCCTGTTCCAGCACCGCCATGTAATTGGGGAAGCGCTTGAGCATCAACGGCACGCCGCAATCATGGAACAGGCCCAAGGCATACGCCTCGTCGACGGCTTGCGAACCGGTGCGCTTGGCCAGGGTCAGGCAGGTCATGGCCACATCCTGGGCGGTATCCCAGAAGCGGTTGAGGGTGACGATGGTGTCGTCGCTCATCTCGCCTTTAATCGACTGCGCGTTGATCAGGTTGATGATCGAGCGGCTGCCCAGCAGGTTCACGGCGCGCTGGATCGAGGCAATCTTGTTGCTCAGGCCGTAATACGGCGAGTTGACGATTTTCAGCAAGGCACCGGAGAGGCCTGGGTCCTGGGAGATCAGCCGCGCGATCACTTCCAGGTCCGGGTCGGGCATGTACTGCTCCATCTGCAAATCCACCATGATTTGCGGTTGAGGCGGCACGCTGATGCCTTGCAGGGCCTGTTGGATCTGCTCGGCGGAAAGCTCTTGGGACATAAGTACACACTCTGGGCTAGGCGGGGATTCTAACCTCTAAGCAAAGCTGACTGACACCTCAAAAACCCGAATTGAAACCCGATCAAATGTGGGAGCTGGCTTGCCTGCGATTGCACCACCGCCGTACGTCAGATACACCGCGCCGTCTGCATCGCAGGCAAGCCAGCTCCCACATGAACCGGTGCGCAACAGGTATACTCCCGCTCTTTTTTCCGGAGCGACGTCATGTCCCTGCCAAGCCTGCGTCTCAAAGCCAACGCCGATCGTCGTTTGCGCAACGGCCACCTGTGGGTCTACAGCAACGAAATCGACGTGGCCGCCACCCCACTTCACGGCTTCCAGGCAGGCGACCAGGCTATCCTGGAAGCGGCCGGCGGCAAGACCCTGGGCATCGTGGCCATGAGCCCGAACAACCTGATCTGCGCACGCCTGCTGTCGCGCGACATCAAGTTGCCGTTGGACAAGTCGCTGCTGGTGCACCGCATCAACGTCGCGCTGTCCCTGCGTGATCGCCTGTTCGACAAGCCGTTCTACCGCCTGGTCTACGGCGATTCCGACCTGCTGCCGGGCCTGGTAGTCGACCGTTTCGGCGACATCCTGGTGGTGCAGATCGCGTCGGCGACCATGGAAGCGCACAAAGAAGACGTGATCGCCGCCCTGACTCAAGTGCTCAAGCCGAGCGGCATCCTGTTCAAGAACGACTCCGCCGCACGTGACGCCGAAGGCCTCAACCGCTACGTCGAAACCGTATTCGGCCTGGTGCCGGAATGGGTCGCGCTGGAAGAAAACGGCGTGAAGTTCGAAGCCCCGGTGATCCAGGGCCAGAAGACCGGCTGGTTCTACGACCACCGCATGAACCGCGCGCGCCTGGCCCCGTATGCCAAAGGCAAACGCGTGCTCGACCTGTACAGCTACATCGGCGGCTGGGGCGTGCAAGCCGCGGCCTTTGGCGCCAGTGAAGTGTTCTGCGTCGACGCCTCCGCCTTCGCCCTCGACGGCGTAGAGCGCAACGCGGCGCTGAACGGCGTTGCCGAGAAGATGACCTGCATCGAAGGCGACGTGTTCGAAGCCCTCAAAGAACTGAAAGCCAGCGAAGAACGCTTCGACGTGATCGTCGCCGACCCACCGGCCTTCATCAAACGCAAAAAAGACATGAAAAACGGCGAAGGCGCCTACCGCCGCCTCAACGAGCAAGCCATGCGCCTGCTCAGCAAGGACGGCATCCTGGTCAGCGCTTCGTGCTCGATGCACTTGCCGGAAGACGACCTGCAAAACATCCTGCTGACCAGCGCCCGCCACCTGGACCGCAATATCCAGATGCTCGAACGCGGCGGCCAGGGCCCGGATCACCCGGTGCACCCGGCGATTGCCGAGACGCGCTACATCAAGAGCATTACGTGCCGGTTGTTGCCGAATAGCTAAACAGTAAACGCAGGTCAACATGTGGGAGCGGGCTTGCCCGCGATAGCGGTGTATCAGGTACAGATTTTTAACCTGTTGCACCGCTATCGCAGGCAAGCCAGCTCCCACAGTTTTTTGTGCTGTGCCAGGAGCAGGCCGCGCGCCAGGCAACGCCCCTCAAAGGTTTTGATTGAATTCCCCATTTCGCAGACTAGTGTCGGTTTCTGGGCGACGTAAAACGCCAACAGCAGGATCAGGCGCCGCTAAGGCTCCCGGATCACGGGGGTCAGCAACATATCGCGGGTCTGCAGCTGCCGGTATCGCGGCTTGACCAACGATATGTTGCCCTCGCGGATGTCGTGGATCAGCATCTCGGTGTCCACGTGACCGCTGGGCAGTTGTGTCCATAGCAGCGGGCCGCGATCGTCCCACTGGCCTTTTTCATCCAGGGCATAAATGCGCGGGACCTTGTACTCGTTGCGAAAACTGGTGAGGGGCACCACCAGCACCTCGCTTTGGCCGTCCCCGTCGAGGTCGACCGCCCACAACACACAGCCCGACTCGCAAGGTGAGTCTGCACTCTCACTCATATCCACAAACTGCTCGCTGCCTTTGGGTTTGGGGCCGATCCATTCCAGCTCGGGCTTGGGCGCCAGAGCCCGCTCCTTGGCCAACTGCTCGTCAAAACTCAGGGACGTGTCGTCCATTCTCTCGCGCAGGGCGCGGCGCGATTCCGGGTTCAGAATGCGCTCCTGATCCACGTCCATCTGCAACTGGGCATAAGCCTGCTCGCCGGCCTTCCCCAAGCCGAAGCGCAGGTAATGGGCATCAAATGCTTCAGGGTTAGTGCGCCCATCGAGCAAACGCCGCACCTGATCGTCGGCGCTGAGCCGTATCGGGTTGAGTACCGGCGTATTGACCAACACCAACAACACGCAAAACAGCAACGCCAGTACCGGGTTGGTCACGCGCAGGTTGCTTAGCCAGGCCGGCGAACGCAAGGCCACCGCCCACACCGCCGCCAGGCCATACAAACTGCACAGCAGAGCCAGCGCCAGCGCGATGAAACGTTGTGGCGACAAGGCATATTGCTCGACGCGCAGCCAACTGGAGTAGAACGCCAGCGCCGCGAGAATCGGCAGGCACACAACGCTGAATTCAACAAAGCGCATCAGCCACTTGGGGTATGGCCTAGGCTGCCCGCCCTCTTGAAAGACGCCATTGAGCAAGAACAGTTGGGCGCCGGCCAACACCAGCAATATCGGCGTGGAGTAGCCCGTCGCCCAAATCCGGTCGAGCCCGGTGAAGGGCAACGTCAGGGTAAACAGCACACTGATCAGGGCGATCAACGGCAACAACAGTCCACAGGCGCCAAACAGCATGCCACGCATCTGTCCGATAACCTTCTCACTGCGCCCCGCCATGTACATGCCCAGCGCGAACACCAGCGGCACGCTGAAACACATGAACGTCTGGCTCCAGAAGTGGAGCTCAAAGAATTCGATGCCCAGCATCAGGAACAACCGGCTCCAGAGCTTGAGCAACAACAGGAAAAGACCGACGAGCACCAGCGCGTACAGCACGATGAACACACTGTTCCAGGCTTGCTGAAACAGGTTCTCATACCGCCAGCGCTGCCCCTTCGCGGCGGGCCAGGCACACAGAAAGCTGGCGCCGATGTAGCTCAGCAGCACCAGGCTGAGGCACCAGGCGTCCACCTCCCGTCGGCTGATCAGGAGGTGTTCTTCTCGGTAAAAGACCCACGCCGTCATGCCGCTCATCAGCAACATGAACGCCAGCGTAGGCAGCAAAGCGCGCCATTGCCGGGCTTTTTCCCCCAGCAGTTGCAACGTGGTCCCGCCCACCAAGGCCACGACCATAACGCCGGTAAACAGCGCCTGGTTCGAATTGAAGAACCGATCGGCGTAATTAAACACCACGCCCTGAAGCAGGCCGATCAGCAGGTAAAACCCAAGAAAACGATTAAGGCCAGGCATTCCAATTCCTTTGGAGTGGGGTGAAGGCAAAGGGCCGCAAGTCTAAACAAAGCCCGTGCCCTTGGGTAATACGCCTTCACATCCCCGGTTCCCTCCCGCTGCCAGCGGTGTAGAATCGACCCTATTCATCGCCAGTCATCCCCCGGCGGGTTTATGAGCTCGAGGCCCAAGCAAGCGGCGATCCCGCGACGCGAGTGGCAACTTTTGGACACGCGGCCATTTTCTGAGTGTTCCAGACGTCAATAGAAGCTCACTCCCCATTAGTACCTGATTAGAAGTACCTGATTAGCCGCCCGGAGTGCTCCATGCCAGATTACCGCTCGAAAACATCCACCCACGGCCGCAACATGGCCGGCGCGCGCGCACTGTGGCGTGCCACGGGGATGAAAGATGACGACTTCAAGAAGCCGATCATCGCGATTGCCAACTCGTTCACCCAGTTCGTACCCGGCCACGTCCACCTCAAGGACCTGGGCCAGCTGGTCGCCCGTGAGATCGAACGCGCCGGTGGCGTCGCCAAGGAATTCAACACCATCGCCGTGGATGACGGCATCGCCATGGGCCATGACGGCATGCTGTATTCCCTGCCGAGCCGCGAGATCATCGCCGACTCCGTGGAATACATGGTCAACGCCCACTGCGCCGACGCCATCGTGTGCATTTCCAACTGCGACAAGATCACCCCCGGCATGCTGATGGCCGCCCTGCGCCTGAACATCCCGGTGATCTTCGTCTCCGGCGGCCCGATGGAAGCCGGCAAGACCAAGCTCGCTTCCCACGGCCTCGACCTGGTAGACGCCATGGTGATCGCCGCCGATTCCAGCGCTTCTGACGAGAAGGTCGCGGAATACGAGCGCAGCGCCTGCCCGACCTGCGGTTCGTGCTCCGGCATGTTCACCGCCAACTCGATGAACTGCCTGGTGGAAGCCCTGGGCCTGGCCTTGCCGGGCAACGGTTCGACGCTGGCCACTCACAGCGACCGCGAGCAGCTGTTCCTGCAGGCCGGCCGCACCATCGTCGAGCTGTGCAAGCGTTACTACACCGAGAACGATGAGTCGGTGTTGCCGCGCAACATCGCCAACTTCAAGGCGTTCGAAAACGCCATGACCCTGGACATCGCCATGGGCGGTTCCACCAACACCATCCTGCACTTGCTGGCCGCCGCGCAGGAAGCCGAGATCGATTTCGACCTGCGCGACATCGACCGCCTGTCCCGTCACGTGCCGCAGCTGTGCAAGGTCGCGCCGAACATCCAGAAGTACCACATGGAAGACGTGCACCGCGCCGGCGGGATCTTCTCGATCCTCGGTTCGCTGGCCCGCGGCGGCCTGCTGCACACCGACCTGCCGACCGTGCACAGCAAATCCATCGCCGAAGGCATCGCCAAGTGGGACATCACCCAGACTGACGACGAAGCCGTGCACACCTTCTTCAAGGCCGGCCCGGCCGGCATCCCGACGCAAACCGCGTTCAGCCAGTCGACCCGTTGGGACACCCTGGACGACGACCGTGAAAACGGCTGCATCCGCAGTGTCGAGCACGCCTACTCGCAAGAAGGCGGCCTGGCTGTGCTGTACGGCAACATCGCGCTGGATGGCTGCGTGGTGAAAACCGCCGGTGTGGACGAGTCGATCCATGTGTTCGAAGGCAACGCCAAGATCTTCGAAAGCCAGGACAGCGCCGTGCGCGGCATCCTTGCTGACGAAGTGAAAGAAGGTGACATCGTCATCATCCGTTACGAAGGCCCGAAAGGCGGCCCGGGCATGCAAGAGATGCTCTACCCGACGTCGTACCTGAAATCCAAAGGCCTGGGCAAAGCCTGCGCCTTGCTGACCGACGGCCGTTTCTCCGGCGGTACTTCGGGCCTGTCCATCGGCCACGCTTCGCCAGAGGCTGCTGCCGGTGGCGCGATTGGTCTGGTGCAGGATGGCGATAAAGTGCTGATCGACATTCCGAACCGCTCGATCAACCTGTTGATCAGCGATGAAGAACTGGCCGCGCGCCGGGTCGAGCAGGACAAGAAAGGCTGGAAGCCGGTCGAGAAGCGCCCGCGCAAAGTCACCACCGCGTTGAAGGCTTACGCGTTGCTGGCCACCAGTGCCGACAAGGGCGCGGTGCGTAACAAGGCGATGCTCGACGGCCTGTAAACCCCGCCCATAAAAAAGCCCCGCCATGTGCGGGGCTTTTTTTGCCCGTCGAAATCTCCCCAGACAACAGCGATCAACTGTGGGAGCTGGCTTGCCTGCGATAGCGGTGGGCCAGCCGACTCGTGTACTGCCTGACACACCGCCTTCGCGGGCAAGCCCGCTCCCACAGTTGATCGGGTTCCTACATGAGAACGCGGTCAAAATGTGGGAGCGGGCTTGCTCGCGAAGCAGGCGACTCGGTCTTACTGAATCTCCTCAGGCTTGACGATCACCCAGTTCTTGTCCGCCGTCACCGGTAACCCTTCTTTGGCTTGTGCGGCAGCGTGCTTGGCCATCATGCCGTTGAGTTGGGTCATGTACTTGTCCTTGCGGTTGATCCACAGGTGGATGCCGCCCTTGGCCACGTCCACATCGTGGAACAGCATGTAGCCGTCGCTGGTCGGTGTATCACCACCAACGATCACCGGTTTTTTCCACTCGTCGATGTAGGTCAGGATCGCCGCGTGTTTGCCGGCCATCCAGGTTGCCGGGGTCCACAGGTACGGGGTCAGCTCCAGGCCGAGGTTGGCCTTCTCGTCATATTTACCGGCGGCGATCTGTTTGCGCGCAGTGGTCAGCTCACCGGTCTTGCGGTCCTTGAGCAGCGTGCTCACGCCGATGACGTTTTCGGGTTTGACGTTGTAGCCGTACTTCGGATCGGCAGCGACCATGCGCACCAGCTCCTCGGACGCGGCGGTCATCACATAGACCTCAATGCCGTTCTCCATCAGCTTGTTGAACAGCTCAGCCTGGCCGGTGAAGACTTTCGGCGGCTGCACCTCCATGTTCTTCACCACGTCACCGTCGTAATAGGTGACCGGCACCGGCTTGCCAGACGCCATCATCTCGTCGACGTAGCCCTTGAGTTCCTTGAGCGTGAAACCGGAGAAAATCTGCGCGACCCACGGGTAGCAGACCATGTCGTCGACTTCGCAGAGGCGGTAGTAATAGCTGAACAGGCTTTCCTTGTGGTTGGCGGTGTCCTTGAACGGGATCAGTTTCAGGGATGGGTCCATCGTGTCGCGGGTGATCAGGCCCTTGTTCTCCAGGTACGGCAGCAACGATTCTTCGAGGTCGTAGCGGTAGCTGGTGTTGTCCATGTCGAACACCGCGAAGTTACCTTTGTTGGCATTCGCGGCGATCATCTTGTTCAGTTGCTCGGCGGCAGGCGCCGGCCAGTGTTTCAACTCGGTGGCGGCGAATGCCTGGCTGGCGAGGCCGAAGCAGAAGGCAGCGGCAAGTAGTGTTGGCGCGAGCTTCATAAGCGTTTTCTCCCTGAGTGAAAGACATCGACGCTAACAAATCTGTGTGACAGTTATCGCCCGAGCGCGACCGCTTGCGTCGTGATTGCGCCAAAGGCATGTGCCTGAGCGTCAAACGCTTATTCCAAAAACGACAGTCACCATTCCATATCGGTATTAAATCAATATATTTCAAGCTGTTAGCATTTCCGGTTCGCAATCGCAGGCTCACGCGATTGGCTGCCTTCTCAACGGAGCTTCAATGAATCTGCCCCTGATTCTCAACTTACTGGTGTTCGTTGCCCTGCTTTTGGGCCTGGCACAAACCCGCCGAACAAACTGGAGCCTCGCCAAAAAGGTGCTGTTCGCGCTGGTGCTCGGCGTGCTGTTCGGTGCGGCGTTGCACACTATTTATGGCGACGGTAACCCGGTGCTCAAAGCCTCGATCAGCTGGTTTGATCTGGTCGGCAACGGTTATGTGCAACTGCTGCAAATGATCGTGATCCCGCTGGTGTTCGCCTCGATCCTCAGTGCCGTGGCGCGCCTGCATAACGCCTCGTCCCTGGGCAAGATCAGCTTCCTGACCATCGGCACGCTGCTGTTCACCACCGCCAT
The sequence above is a segment of the Pseudomonas sp. R76 genome. Coding sequences within it:
- a CDS encoding HDOD domain-containing protein translates to MPPQPQIMVDLQMEQYMPDPDLEVIARLISQDPGLSGALLKIVNSPYYGLSNKIASIQRAVNLLGSRSIINLINAQSIKGEMSDDTIVTLNRFWDTAQDVAMTCLTLAKRTGSQAVDEAYALGLFHDCGVPLMLKRFPNYMAVLEQAYANAGPDCRVVDTENNAFNTNHAVVGYYTAKSWRLPEHVTDAIANHHNALAIFSDESARNPQLKNLLAILKMAEHICSSYRVLGNQTVDHEWNAIGHLVLDYVGLSDYDFESMKLSIRELGAH
- a CDS encoding haloacid dehalogenase-like hydrolase; this encodes MKLAPTLLAAAFCFGLASQAFAATELKHWPAPAAEQLNKMIAANANKGNFAVFDMDNTSYRYDLEESLLPYLENKGLITRDTMDPSLKLIPFKDTANHKESLFSYYYRLCEVDDMVCYPWVAQIFSGFTLKELKGYVDEMMASGKPVPVTYYDGDVVKNMEVQPPKVFTGQAELFNKLMENGIEVYVMTAASEELVRMVAADPKYGYNVKPENVIGVSTLLKDRKTGELTTARKQIAAGKYDEKANLGLELTPYLWTPATWMAGKHAAILTYIDEWKKPVIVGGDTPTSDGYMLFHDVDVAKGGIHLWINRKDKYMTQLNGMMAKHAAAQAKEGLPVTADKNWVIVKPEEIQ
- a CDS encoding YfhL family 4Fe-4S dicluster ferredoxin; protein product: MSLIITDDCINCDVCEPECPNAAISQGEEIYVIDPNLCTQCVGHYDEPQCQQVCPVDCIPLDEAHPETQEQLMEKYRLITGKA
- a CDS encoding DUF4153 domain-containing protein, with translation MPGLNRFLGFYLLIGLLQGVVFNYADRFFNSNQALFTGVMVVALVGGTTLQLLGEKARQWRALLPTLAFMLLMSGMTAWVFYREEHLLISRREVDAWCLSLVLLSYIGASFLCAWPAAKGQRWRYENLFQQAWNSVFIVLYALVLVGLFLLLLKLWSRLFLMLGIEFFELHFWSQTFMCFSVPLVFALGMYMAGRSEKVIGQMRGMLFGACGLLLPLIALISVLFTLTLPFTGLDRIWATGYSTPILLVLAGAQLFLLNGVFQEGGQPRPYPKWLMRFVEFSVVCLPILAALAFYSSWLRVEQYALSPQRFIALALALLCSLYGLAAVWAVALRSPAWLSNLRVTNPVLALLFCVLLVLVNTPVLNPIRLSADDQVRRLLDGRTNPEAFDAHYLRFGLGKAGEQAYAQLQMDVDQERILNPESRRALRERMDDTSLSFDEQLAKERALAPKPELEWIGPKPKGSEQFVDMSESADSPCESGCVLWAVDLDGDGQSEVLVVPLTSFRNEYKVPRIYALDEKGQWDDRGPLLWTQLPSGHVDTEMLIHDIREGNISLVKPRYRQLQTRDMLLTPVIREP
- a CDS encoding class I SAM-dependent rRNA methyltransferase — encoded protein: MSLPSLRLKANADRRLRNGHLWVYSNEIDVAATPLHGFQAGDQAILEAAGGKTLGIVAMSPNNLICARLLSRDIKLPLDKSLLVHRINVALSLRDRLFDKPFYRLVYGDSDLLPGLVVDRFGDILVVQIASATMEAHKEDVIAALTQVLKPSGILFKNDSAARDAEGLNRYVETVFGLVPEWVALEENGVKFEAPVIQGQKTGWFYDHRMNRARLAPYAKGKRVLDLYSYIGGWGVQAAAFGASEVFCVDASAFALDGVERNAALNGVAEKMTCIEGDVFEALKELKASEERFDVIVADPPAFIKRKKDMKNGEGAYRRLNEQAMRLLSKDGILVSASCSMHLPEDDLQNILLTSARHLDRNIQMLERGGQGPDHPVHPAIAETRYIKSITCRLLPNS
- a CDS encoding GMC family oxidoreductase — protein: MPVPDLFRDGLARGWKTHNGAALDSDLTLEADVAIIGSGAGGGTTAEILSAAGYKVLLIEEGPLKTSSDFKLLEDEAYASLYQEGIGRMSKDGAITILQGRAVGGTTLINWTSSFRTPDATLSHWASEYAVKGHSSAEMAPWFEKMEQRLGIAPWAIPPNANNDVIRKGCEKLGYSWHVIPRNVRGCFNLGYCGMGCPVNAKQSMLVTTIPSTLEKGGELLYLARAERLKYSGDTISSLECVAMDERCVAPTGRKITVKARHYVLAGGGINSPALLLRSDAPDPHSRVGKRTFLHLVNFSAGQFDEVINPFYGAPQSIYSDHFQWQDGTTGKMSYKLEAPPLHPGLASTLFGGYGTGNALDMSQLPHTHAMLALLRDGFHPDSPGGTVDLRGDGTPVLDYQVSPYAWDGLRRAFHSMAEIQFAAGAKSVKPLHHDARYVNTLAEARSLIDGLSLELHRTTLGSAHVMGGCAMGEDPKNAVADSLGRHHQLRNLSIHDGSLFPTSIGANPQLSVYGLTAQLATALAERLKTA
- the coaD gene encoding pantetheine-phosphate adenylyltransferase — protein: MNRVLYPGTFDPITKGHGDLVERASRLFDHVIIAVAASPKKNPLFPLEQRVELAREVTKHLPNVEVVGFSTLLAHFAKEQNANVFLRGLRAVSDFEYEFQLANMNRQLAPDVESLFLTPSERYSFISSTLVREIAALGGDITKFVHPAVADALTLRFKK
- the mutM gene encoding bifunctional DNA-formamidopyrimidine glycosylase/DNA-(apurinic or apyrimidinic site) lyase, which produces MPELPEVETTRRGIAPHLEGQRVSRVVVRERRLRWPIPEDLDVRLSGQRIVLVERRAKYLLINAEVGTLISHLGMSGNLRLVEVGLPAAKHEHVDIELESGMALRYTDPRRFGAMLWSQDPHNHELLIRLGPEPLTDLFDGERLFQLSRGKSMAVKPFIMDNAVVVGVGNIYATEALFAAGIDPRRAAGGISRGRYLKLAIEIKRVLAAAIERGGTTLRDFIGGDGQPGYFQQELFVYGRGGEACKVCGSELRNVVLGQRASVFCPKCQS
- the ilvD gene encoding dihydroxy-acid dehydratase, which codes for MPDYRSKTSTHGRNMAGARALWRATGMKDDDFKKPIIAIANSFTQFVPGHVHLKDLGQLVAREIERAGGVAKEFNTIAVDDGIAMGHDGMLYSLPSREIIADSVEYMVNAHCADAIVCISNCDKITPGMLMAALRLNIPVIFVSGGPMEAGKTKLASHGLDLVDAMVIAADSSASDEKVAEYERSACPTCGSCSGMFTANSMNCLVEALGLALPGNGSTLATHSDREQLFLQAGRTIVELCKRYYTENDESVLPRNIANFKAFENAMTLDIAMGGSTNTILHLLAAAQEAEIDFDLRDIDRLSRHVPQLCKVAPNIQKYHMEDVHRAGGIFSILGSLARGGLLHTDLPTVHSKSIAEGIAKWDITQTDDEAVHTFFKAGPAGIPTQTAFSQSTRWDTLDDDRENGCIRSVEHAYSQEGGLAVLYGNIALDGCVVKTAGVDESIHVFEGNAKIFESQDSAVRGILADEVKEGDIVIIRYEGPKGGPGMQEMLYPTSYLKSKGLGKACALLTDGRFSGGTSGLSIGHASPEAAAGGAIGLVQDGDKVLIDIPNRSINLLISDEELAARRVEQDKKGWKPVEKRPRKVTTALKAYALLATSADKGAVRNKAMLDGL